The Misgurnus anguillicaudatus chromosome 12, ASM2758022v2, whole genome shotgun sequence region tggcacccgcgccccgatctgtggaatctccacgtttggtcgttgagcgcgcgcaaggtttaagtgatttgccccaggcggtatctaacactattgacgcggcacgagctccgtctacgagacgggcttacgcgttaaaatggaaccttttcgtcacctggtgctcttcgcaacgcgaggaccccagagaatgccctattaacattgtgcttttatatcttcaacatagattagatggtaggctgtcaccgtccactattaaagttgatatcgccgctatatctgcgcatcactcacctattaacggcagatcagtgggccagcatgatttggttattagattcctgagaggcgctcgcaggctaaacccctcgcgccctccttctattcctccctgggacctgtccatggtgctgaaagcgctacagagtcctccgttcgagcctttgcagtctgcgagtctgaagcttctatccatgaaggctctgaccctactagcattggcctcggtgaagagaataggggatttacatgcattctctgttgacgattcgtgccttcagtttggtccttctgtctcgagcgtgaccttgagacccagaccaggctacgtgcccaaagttcccactactccctttagagatcaagtggtgagcttgcaagcattgcctttggagcaggcaaacccaaccgaggctttgttgtgccccgtacgcgcactgcgattctacgtggaccgcacgcaaagcttcaggacctcagaccagctctttgtttgttatggtggccagcagaaagggaaagctgtcactaagcagaggatgtctcattggatagttgatactatcgccctagcttacaatttgcagggcattccttgcccctttaatttgagagcgcactccactcggagtgttgcctcatcttgggcattagctcgtggttcctcgctaacagacatctgtagagctgctggttgggcgacacctaatacgttcattagattctacaatgttcgtatcaagcctgtatcctctcgtgttctgtcctcaccagggaggacacggagagcagactcgcaagtcggcttgcagcctccgactgaggctcccaattgagtttcagtatggagggctaacagagcaaaaatgcgtaatggtttgatttgctctctccactgccttgacagcctttgttgcggagcattggctgtcagcctttcactagttgtattcttacgaacctacgtgtttggccagggccccacattgtgtcccaacgggttcctttgtgagtattattccgtggggttaatcctaccagcccacgtttcccttagcagagcactgctttgcttacacagccacggctgtcatttatacctcaactaaggttgactttcgcccaccaatagcccttaacggggcggtggcttccgcagcgtccctataccgctcagttagggcgcttcccagtcgctggcactactgtggggttaaaggaacatctagtgcccggccttctgccttaaaacctaattctcctatccttaagtggaaccggagggctttatgcagacactggaagaggtcagcccctagtggcgttttagtagggtttcccaattcgtcggtcacgacgtgacgtcgtagtgaccgactgaaagggaacgtctcggttacggatgtaaccctcgttccctgaaggagggaacggagacgtcacgtcccgtcgccacaggtgctgccacctgctgtttaggccggtcaccttccggctttctcagcgaacagaagctgatttccctatttgcacgtgcgccttatatacgcacctggcggggcggcgccagcattatgcaaatatctcaatgccaagttcattggcgttttagtagtattcgaagcagattggtctctctaagcgagctcccaattcgtcggtcacgacgtgacgtctccgttccctccttcagggaacgagggttacatccgtaaccgagacgttaccctacctttaagggtgtatgggtaatgtagtctttGCTCTgggtgggacgaattaggaagcgtgcATTGTGAAGGGTGCTCTGAAAAGCGTcagcgcagccaaaggattaaaacctctgatttaaacagatgtgcaaatgagcatACCGGTTTGCTAAAAGCACGCTCTGGGCGcacggagaggtggtggtacgctcaagagctatattTGGAAGTGCGCGTACCGGCCTACTTAAAGCAATGTTTATATAaccatttagacaaaaaaatcttCAACTTTATGCACCTTGACAATAAAACGTAAGAACTGAAAACGTTCTTGTTATTGAAATATCACTGTAAGTAGCTGATTTTTAAACACCGGCTTCACCTAACGTCTACTTCGGTAGCCCCGCCCACTGGTTCACACAAACTGGATAGAGCGTccaagcaaaaaaattaataattgaaGACTGCTAAATATTGTGCAGTACCTGGATGTGGAAGAACACACTCACTGCATAACCTTCCCTCAGATCACTcttggatttgcagagagactgcaATTATTGCAATGCTGTTCCATCAATAATGGATCTGGACAGAATGGCACAACAATCTTATGTGGgtaaaacactttagtactatgtgtcactattgctttgttggagatcgcttgatatgtcctgaTTGTGTGTAAcatcaacccagtctcaccccatggcgtcaatatttgacgacacttgaccatgcgtcaatatgttgacgtggagggtatacctttcgcgtcattttttgacgaactggggacttcaatactattaagtccattgcattctctttcctattttcttaccattttctaccattttcgcgtcggtttagggttagatttacataatgacatccctacccaaacctaaccctaaccccaatgccaggtgacaactgtttaatttcgcgtacctggTGGtgttgaagtccccagttcgtcaaaaaaggACGCGAAAGGTACCCCCCTCGCGCCAACacattgacgcatggtcaagtgccgtcaaatattgacgccatgggtgtgagactgtgttagtAACATTGTTGTCTAACCACACAGTTAGTGATAAGGACTTACCATGTTGTCACACCCTAAAGCATCCCTGGTTTACTGTGTCTGTGGTCAAGTCAACTACAGGTTGAAAACACGGTCAAAcgatttagattctgatgcgcaTTTACCAtgttatttaaaggtaatttcTAGGCCCGTCGCATTTAAAGTTTTGTAGTTTGCTACTGTACTTCACCCATACGCATTGTTATTTATATGTATCATCTCTTGCGCTTAAAACCTCTTGCGGGTCAAACATATATGGGTTAATCCCTCTGACTGCCATTTTTCCACATTGGATGTTTTCCAAACAATTCCCCAAATGATGGAGGATTGAAAGCTAGTTTACTATGATAAACAGCATAGCAGTGGATGTTTACTTCCAAGTGTTCAATGAGACGCGCCCATCAAAACAGGGAGTTTCTCAAGCCAggtacaaaatagcctattacttattgcttttaatgtttttttttttatataaaaaccaTGCGAACATAATAAGTAGACCTTGGACAAcagtttaaaacaataaaaacggcATATTGACCTCACCTTTATCATTACGATACatcctaatgacgaaagcgtGCCCAGGCTCAGTTcagtaaaagtacagtgtgagtgtgtgctttagatttacattacatttagtcatttagcagacgcttttgtccaaaacgacttacaaatgaggtaacaaTAGAAGCAGTTAGAGCAACACAAGAACTGCAATACATAAATGCACTAGAACTACAGTAGTCTAATCAAATCTAACACAGTACACAAAGCCAAGTGTTTTTTTAGACAGAGAATGTAAAGATAAGGATAGAAAATAAAGAACAGATATTAGTAAGTGAGGTGTTGGCAAAAGAGATAAGTTTTTAGCCGATTCTTAAGGACAGATACAGAGTCAGCAGATCTTGTCCCAACCGGTATATCATTCCACAGATCTGGAACAGATCCAGAGAAGGTACGCGATAGtgattttttccctttttgggATGGCCCACAGGCCGTCACTGTGGCAGAGCACAGGGATCTAGAAGGTACATAAGTCTGTATAAGCAAGTGAAGGTAAGAAGGCActgacccagtggtggttttaaaggccatgaGC contains the following coding sequences:
- the LOC141369025 gene encoding uncharacterized protein — translated: MRQVSRHAVVHTDASDTGWGATYDELTASGVWTAPQLHWHINCRELWAVYLGLVRFAQELRGKDVLVRSDNTATVAYINRQGGLRSRHLSHLARNLLLWSQKHLRSLRAMYIPGSLNTAADALSRAARPGEWRLHPQTVQLIWRKFGRAQIDLFASPDNTHCRLFYSLTEGSLGVDALAHSWPRGMRKYAFPPVSLSDLPQAVSNTIDAARAPSTRRAYALKWNLFVTWCSSQREDPRECPINIVLLYLQHRLDGRLSPSTIKVDIAAISAHHSPINGRSVGQHDLVIRFLRGARRLNPSRPPSIPPWDLSMVLKALQSPPFEPLQSASLKLLSMKALTLLALASVKRIGDLHAFSVDDSCLQFGPSVSSVTLRPRPGYVPKVPTTPFRDQVVSLQALPLEQANPTEALLCPVRALRFYVDRTQSFRTSDQLFVCYGGQQKGKAVTKQRMSHWIVDTIALAYNLQGIPCPFNLRAHSTRSVASSWALARGSSLTDICRAAGWATPNTFIRFYNVRIKPVSSRVLSSPGRTRRADSQVGLQPPTEAPN